A region of Panicum virgatum strain AP13 chromosome 8N, P.virgatum_v5, whole genome shotgun sequence DNA encodes the following proteins:
- the LOC120685057 gene encoding protein artemis-like, translating into MAKTDELASLIRCCPPVEEERDDGAVLPERLLPGRRAAPAPCRRYVCLISLSPSGPITVTESYICTPAAGTGGSLKEITWGGSLAGEGREEAIEMPRELPFAVDTWTPASALKRHRFLTHAHSDHLAGFTATCVVSASSPVYASRLTVVITLRKFPQLDRAAFVQLEVGGLPLGVPDPDGDFLVTALDANHCPGAVMFLFQGPFGTVLHTGDCHLTPGCLGALMPLLAGRRIDELFLDCTFARCSLRFPTRNDSIRQVISCIRKHPNAPVVYLVCNMLGHEDVLIEVSRAFGSKIYVDRDSNSDCHHTLTHVAPEILAADDAKSSTRFHVLLFRPRLSERATEILGLARAQQQPEPLIVRASAQWYANYYKASESWSQQQRKPVLTVREPMRDEDGVWRVCLSMHSSREELERALWILKPKCVESTTPPLLAEDAMIPSRMPPTRRSCSF; encoded by the exons ATGGCGAAGACGGATGAGCTAGCTAGCCTCATCAGGTGCTGCCCTCCCGTTGAAGAGGAGCGCGACGACGGAGCAGTGCTGCCGGAGCGCCTCCTCCCTGGCCGCCGAGCAGCGCCTGCACCGTGCCGTCGGTATGTA TGCTTGATTTCACTTTCACCCTCCGGCCCCATAACTGTAACTGAAAGCTATATATGCACCCCAGCTGCTGGTACTGGTGGCTCGCTAAAAGAGATAACTTGGGGCGGATCgctcgccggagaaggtcgGGAGGAGGCGATCGAGATGCCCCGCGAGCTGCCCTTCGCGGTGGACACGTGGACCCCAGCCTCGGCGCTGAAGCGCCACCGCTTCCTCACCCACGCCCACAGCGACCACCTCGCCGGCTTCACCGCCACCTGCGTTGTGTCCGCCTCCTCCCCCGTCTACGCCTCCCGCCTCACCGTCGTCATCACGCTCCGCAAGTTCCCGCAGCTCGACCGCGCCGCGTTCGTCCAGCTGGAGGTGGGCGGCCTGCCGCTCGGCGTCCCCGACCCCGACGGGGACTTCCTCGTCACCGCGCTCGACGCCAACCACTGCCCAG GCGCCGTGATGTTCCTGTTCCAAGGCCCCTTCGGCACCGTCCTGCACACCGGCGACTGCCACCTCACCCCCGGCTGCCTCGGCGCTCTCAtgcccctcctcgccggccgccgcatcgACGAGCTCTTCCTCGACTGCACCTTCGCGCGATGCTCCCTGCGCTTCCCCACCAGGAACGACTCCATCCGACAG GTGATCAGTTGCATCAGGAAGCACCCGAACGCGCCGGTGGTGTACCTCGTCTGCAACATGCTGGGCCACGAGGACGTCCTGATCGAGGTCTCCAGGGCCTTCGGATCCAAGATATACGTCGACAGGGACAGCAACTCGGACTGCCACCACACTCTGACGCACGTGGCGCCGGAgatcctcgccgccgacgacgccaAGTCCTCCACCCGCTTCCACGTGCTCCTGTTCCGTCCCCGGTtgtcggagcgggccaccgagATCCTCGGGCTGGCGCGTGCGCAGCAGCAGCCCGAGCCGCTCATCGTCCGGGCGTCCGCGCAGTGGTACGCCAACTACTACAAGGCATCAGAATCGTGGAGCCAGCAGCAGCGGAAGCCTGTGCTCACGGTCAGGGAGCCGATGCGGGACGAGGACGGCGTCTGGCGCGTCTGCCTGTCGATGCACTCATCCCGGGAAGAGCTGGAGCGGGCGCTCTGGATCCTGAAGCCCAAGTGCGTCGAGTCTACCACGCCGCCGTTATTGGCGGAGGACGCCATGATCCCCTCACGAATGCCTCCCACGAGAAGAAGCTGTAGCTTTTGA